The Miscanthus floridulus cultivar M001 chromosome 6, ASM1932011v1, whole genome shotgun sequence genomic interval TAATTTGCATCTACTAGAATTTCTTCGACAAGCCGTTTAGTAGTAGATTGTCATAGCCTCATAGGAAGGCCATGCTGACGGTGAAACTTGACCACCATGTACGGGAACACAAAACTCGAATAACGTAGAGACATATTTCAACTCAATTTTGGCTGTGTGTTGCTTCATTCATGGTTTAGTGAGAAGGCATTACAAACACGATGTCCATCAATTATATCTTACAATTTCATTTTCCAGGTATTCTCATCCATCTTTAGTTGCAGCGCTAGTAGAGTACTGATGATGATCAGGGCGCTAGAGGACCACGTTTATCCGGTGAAGAATCTTCGCCAAGACTGCCATGGAAGAAAACACCTGCGGAAGGGGGAAAAACTGTCAAAGTTTTGTCACATTTTCCACATGCACGCCATCGGGGGCAAGGTCTGAATTCGTTATCCCCAAGCTAAAGTGACACGGAAGCATATCACTTACCACACCCTTGGCATGGAACATAATAATCTTTCTTCATTACAAGACCAGAGCCTCCACAGACTTCGCATTTCTTTTGTGCGATCTGAACAATCAGGAAAGAAACGATCACGAATAAAGGATAGTAACGTGATCAAATGCACAGCAGCATTGATGGAACTGACAGAAGTTCAGTTAGCAAAGTCTCTCAGGAAATCATCTAAAAAAAGACTGACAGCAAATTTCGGCAGACAGTGGTTATGCAACTTTTGCCTAAGGATAAAAAAGAATTAGAGTTGACATGAATAGTACAATTAACAAAGGCATTTTCTGTCTCTTGGTCCCAAAGGACAATTCCTTCAGCTCCAGGGCAAACttaatttggaaaaaaaaaacagtacgGTAAAAAGAGCGAGAAGCAACAGGGTAGCACTCACGATTCTTTTGCCGAACTCGACCCCTGCAACGACGGAAGGCATCACCCCAGCTGCACGAACGATAAGCAAGAGCCGATGTTGTCAGACAACTGAACTCGTGGAACTGGCAATACGCAACTCGCTCGAGCGAGGAAACAGGTACACGGACCGACCTACAGCACCGACGACAATCTGCCAGGTGATCTGCGCGGGCGGGAGCGGGGCATCGGCGGCGGCCGCAACGGAAGCCCCGTCAACGGCGCAAACGCTGGTGGCGCTGCCTCGGCCCGCGGGAGCTCGCCACGGGAAGAGGCCGCCGCGGTCGGTGCCGACCAGGCCCGGCAGTGGGCCGCTCCCCAGCAAGCGCGCGGGGTAAGCGCGCGCCTGCATCGCTGcgttcttagagcatctccagaaAAAATAGTctccaacagtttggcaaaataacttggtATCAATAGCAACTTAGTAAATCTTTCCTCCACGCGCGTAaatatacgcgcgcgtatacggcttggcatctggggctcttcgtttcttagcggggctcttcgttcgcttagcgagCCTCTTCGTTTCGTTaacgggtttttttattttaccaagtcaaaaatgctaaactcttggagatgaattgttttttttatttggtaTATAATTTTAGGAGTCGGTAAATCACAAAATTTGCTaagtaaaatttgacaaactcttgaagatgctcttagcTGCTCCCGACTGCTGGCTCTGGCTGCTGCTGTGCCGCACGGTCGGCCGCGAGCGCGGCTCGACTCCTCCGATACTACAGTTTGCGGTCGCGTGAACGACTGAACGTGCACTCGTACGGGATTTTGTGGTGGACACTTGTCTAAAACCGGTCGTTGTGCCAGTGAGCAAGGGACCCCAGCGCTGCCCCGCGACGCACGCACGTCCACCATAAATAAATTCCAATGAACCTGTTGCCAATTTGGCCGTTGAAACTTTTCTTTTGCGACGTGGCTAGCGTCCGGATGGACACACGTCCAAACGCCCACTCAGCCTGCATAGCTACGACTCACACGTGCACCTCGCCCTCGACGTTGTGCCCGTCGCTCCTTGCGTCTGGATGGATGGCCGCGCAGCCCGCCCCTGCCTCGCACGCACACCGTGCCCCCCGCTGTGCCCCACTCCTTCTCCtgaccctctcctctctctccgtgTGGATGGGACACGGGAGCCGGCCCCTAGCTCGCTGCGCCCCCATCCGTCGGTCCTCAGCTCTGTCGCGCCCCATCCCCTGACGTCCGAGCCGTGTGCCCATCACTTAATGTGCCCCCGTGAAATACTTTTGTAGGATCTCTAGTTAgcctaaaggggggtgaataggtctgtcaaaacaaacacttaaacttttatcaaattcaacttGCGGTACTGTCGCTCTGACCTAGCGGCACTGCCGGGCCAGAACAGCGGTACTgccgcacctacagacaacttcgagtcacagttcaaaattagtgaatgtaaacttgaatcggagaaatttcttagcttcctgcaggtAAGAGATTCACagatcgagagctagaagtggtagtaACACAACACATAAGTATATCGACCACAAAccttagaaatcacctcaacaacaatatgaaatacaaatgatgtaaatcaagcacaggtgacacgatgatttaacccgtggttcagctcgccaccaaggcttgtttACGTCCACgttattgaggttagccactaaggctcaGGGCTTTGCAACCTTTCTTCGTTCTCAAGTTAAGAGACTCAACTCTTAAGATGAGGGatgagtttactagctttaagagttggttacaaacctcccggggctgccacacaagttggcaagctccacgggcgacgctctagtggaaggtcctaatatagctagagggggggtgaatagcctatttaaaaatctacaaatcaactagagcaatttgattagtataacaaatagcgaattataaacttgctctagctctacaagggttgcaagccacatattcaataattctagttgctatgatctctagacacataatttgctatgtcactactcactaagagttctcacacttgctacactaaagagctccactagatgaacttaaaacaacaaagcaagctctcaattctaattatactaaagagcttgctacaactagtttgcaagaatataaatgagtgagtagggtgattataccgtcatgtagaggagtgaaccaatcagaagatgaatactaaatcaatcaccgggagaataccaaagggcaagagacaaccaatttttcttttgaggttcacgtgcttgccggcacgctagtccccgttgtgtcgaccaacacttggtggttcgacggctaagaggtgttgcacgaacctcgtccacataattggacaccgcaagaatctacccacaagtgagataacttaatgacacgagcaatccactagagttacctttcggcgctccgccgaaAAAGGcacaaaacccctcacaatcaccacgatcggagccggagacaatcaccaaccttcgctcaacgatcctcgttgctccaagccgtctaggtggcggcaaccaccaagagtaacagtgaatcctacagcgaaacacgaataccaagtgccactaaatacaatcactcaagcaatgcacttggattctctcccaatctcacaaagatgatgaatcaataatggagatgactaggagagctttggctaagctcacaaggttgctatgtcaatgtaaaatggccaagagagtgagcttgagccggtcatagggcttaaatagaagttcccacgaaatagagccgttggctccttaGTTCACTGAAAaacaggatgaccggacgctcaagtcaaatcgatcggacgctggacccagcgtccggtcgtgcaatGTGTGTCACGTGTCTCGTGCTTCAaacgttgatcgcccgatctcaatggtcatcagtacttttaagtagtgaccgaacgcgctgctttgaagtgaccggacactgaatctcagcgtccggtcgttttcagtaagcaTCCATTTGCAAAAATCCataaccagacgcgtccgatcatgctcgacccgactcacccagcgtttggtcactcggcgtctcctctgtgcattgccacatcagcaggaccggacgcacccctccagcgtccggtcacaaagtgacccagcatctggttagagatcgacgccagcgtctttgctgcttCTACTGATCGAACGCGCCgatcctaccgagaccagcgtccggtcacttacagtgacctccgtcttttctgtatagagcgccggtggcaccgtcagactgtccgcactctacgggcggacactccaccgatgaagtttgtaacccttgctcaaatgtgccaaccaccaagggtatcaccttatgcacatgtgttagcatattttcacaaatattttcaacggtgttagcactccactagatcctaaatgcatatgcaatgagttagagcatctaatggcactttgataaccgcatttcgatacaaatttcacccctcttaatagtatggctattgatcctaaatgtgatcacactcgctaggtgtctcgatcactaaaacaaaatagctcctcctatttatacctttgacttgaggcttttatttttctctttcttcttttctaagttcaagcatttgatcatcaccatgccatcaccatcatcatgatcttcaccattgcttcatcacttgaagtagtgctacctatctcataatcactttgataaactaggttagcacttagagtttcatcaattaaccaaaaccaaactagagctttcatataGCCAGCTAGGaacaaagctccaagagtaataaacacaaccgccggccaaaatgtgaaccaagtgctcttttgagttgagaaatcaaaggatctgctctctaatcgtgtttgggacctttttctctcaaggattgatgggaaattCAAAGagaatgcttgggagctcaaggtcaccaaaggaggagagagagaaggacACTCTTCTGTTCTTGGACGAGCAGAATGAGTAAGAGAAAAGAAGAGAGACGTTGGAGAGGAAGAGAAAAGGTATAAGTACCCCCCAGCCCCAACGATCACTTAAGTCATGATAGTGCTATagctcaagtgcggcagtgcctctctctagGTGTGGCACTGCCACATCAGTCAAGACAGCAAGAGTAAGAGTGAAGCATTGGCTGTCTTGGCTGAGTAACTGAGGATGTATgtgtaagattgagcacttgatagcacatgttagcttaaccattgtgtctccctttatagtacggcttttcttatactcaaattcaaaatataaaataatttaaatctcctttgagtttgaaaccatcaacatttgtaattgggggctccttcgTTTCGTGTAACAACCTTGAACatagattccctgcttgtcatcttgataaatttcattagttctctaattgcgtgaacattatcaccaaaacccacaattagggcttcaTTGCACTTTCAACTttgcaacataaaacacttgGATGCGACATACGTcgaacacagatgaaacatttaaaatatactatttcaacatatgtgtgaaacatatgcaacatccaaataaaacaattgcaacatgtatgtaaaacatatgcaacatccaaataaaacacttgcaacatgtgtgtcaaaacatatgcaacatctagataaaacacttgctgcaacatatgtctgaaacagatgaaacattttttcaaaacgcttgcaacacaccactaaaaacacttgcaaaatatgtaacatgtgcaacatcccgatctagttTTCCAACATCCATATATAACAATTGCCACATATCtctaaaacatctaaaacatttaaaacatacattTGCATCATAGGTTAGGGGAAGGCCAGGGCTGGTCGATTCTGGTCGTCGGGGTGGGATCCAacggcgcgcgagcaccaccagcaccaaccacgctcgtgggtgcccttAGCTCGGTCAGGGAAGACCTAAGGCATCACGACACGTGCGCCCCATTGGCATGGCCGATGGTGGGCGACGAACGGATGGCGAGGTAGCGAGCGGCGCATGTGACTAGAATGTAGGTGAGCGATGCAGGGAGCGAGGCTGCCCGACGCGCCCGAGGATGGGGGAAAGGGCACGTCGTGGTAGCCTGATGAGCACGCGGTGGGGGAAGAGGGCGGACGGATGAGCGGCCACGCTCCTTTGGGGCCGAGCGGATGAGCATACGAGGGAGTGAGggtttgtttttttgtttctaaGAGAGTGAGGCCCGTACCTATGGAGGTTGAAGCCAAATATGGATGGGAGTTATGGATGGACACCCATGTTGGATCATTATCGTTTCATTTGTGTGTCTTGATTTTTCTTGGCTTCCAAGTTCTAACCGTTTACTTCCCAATAGCACTGCTTTCATAGTTTCATGGCCCGGTAGAGCGGATAGAGTAGcttctcaaaccaaacacccaaGTTGATCAACATATGTGGTGGTATGTGCATTTTTTTATATCGGCTAGATTATCATGTTTTTGGGAGCACGCCAAAAGGATTTTCTAGGAACCACGGAAGCAAACTATTGTTATCGGAAAGGGAAATATGGTACATTTACCACCACACAAGTTGTTTTGTTGCAAATAGCAATCCCTCTAGTCATCTCTCTATGTCACAATAAACCACACTCACTACTTATGTCCTCATCGAGTTCTATGTTTTTTCTAAACATAGAGTCAATAAGACTTTATTTAGATCTTATGGTCTAAATTTAGTTGGCTACTGAATTTCATATCATTTAGCACATTTAgatcttgtttggatgcatgtgtatccactccaatcaacatgtgttggagtggattgaaATGGAACCTAATTTAATTTCACTtcaatccagttcaacacatgtggattgagatgaatacatgcgcatccaaataaGGTCTTATGTGGTTCGATGAGCTAATGATTTTTTATGATGTTGTTTAAACTTTAGactaactccgcctatgttgtctcaacatagcaggtcacAAGCCCTGGTAAaagaggagggttgtgataggcatggcgagccaacgttaaatctagccattctaatggagatgaaacctaaaaaaaaccgttggggcgtaaccctcttagcgatgcGCCATATCGAAACCtgagtatggtgttaaatgagcaagggtcgggtcgtcacccccgtgacgcgccgtgtcgcgatctgggcacggtgtcaagtgagcaaggatcgggccgtcgcatccttagtggcgcgctacatcagcgcctgggtgtagtgaaaaatgagcaagggtcttcgcatccgagtcgacgggtgcgaagggtaaggaagctaatcgaaccaactaggatccgtttaggtagtttgaatgtagggtcgcttacaggtaagttaagagaattagttgataccacgACTAGAAGGCGTGTacatatattatgcgttcaagagactaaatggaagggtcagaaggcgaaggaggtggacaatacatgtttcaagctttggtacacagggatagtcgcgaatagaaatagagtaggagttttgattgataagagcctcaagaatagtgtggtgggagtgagaaggcaaggagataggattatcttagtcaagcttgtcattgatgatatggtcttgaacgtaattagtgcgtatgcccccaagtaggcctcgacgagagtgctaagagacagttctgggaagacttagatggcatgattagagctgtacctagtagtgagaag includes:
- the LOC136459059 gene encoding uncharacterized protein, yielding MQARAYPARLLGSGPLPGLVGTDRGGLFPWRAPAGRGSATSVCAVDGASVAAAADAPLPPAQITWQIVVGAVAGVMPSVVAGVEFGKRIIAQKKCEVCGGSGLVMKKDYYVPCQGCGVFFHGSLGEDSSPDKRGPLAP